The following proteins come from a genomic window of Corallococcus sp. NCRR:
- a CDS encoding DUF418 domain-containing protein, with amino-acid sequence MPEPSTAGPVELSERVHLLDALRGFALLGVFVSNSLSWFSGRQLLPQEQSQALAAPLLETVVRQLYAFFVDQKFVTLFSLLFGLGFALQMTRAEGRGTSIVPVYRRRLLALLGIGLVHMFAIWVGDILSTYALVGFVLLLFRQRSDRTVLTWVAVLFVVLPLTLSVAQRFGPELLHGQEAAEAAARATREEDAAHRTEFLTGLSSESVLTSQKANALYAWQNLPNPGRPIWLSIILGRFLLGLWMGRKKLLEDVERHRGLLVRVMAWGLGVGSAIATLSLVLYLRKQGVPGAQVTPPAWMVGMRTLREVGYLFMGCGYAAAFALLFQKARWRKVLGVLTPAGRMALTLYLMQSVISLWLYDGWGLGLVARTPPSRTVLLCLGVFAAQVAFSHWWLARFRFGPVEWLWRSLTYGRAQPMRVAPASEARPAH; translated from the coding sequence AGCGCGTGCACCTGCTGGACGCCCTGCGCGGCTTCGCGCTGCTGGGCGTCTTCGTCTCCAACAGCCTGAGCTGGTTCAGCGGCCGGCAGCTCCTGCCGCAGGAGCAGTCCCAGGCGCTGGCCGCGCCCCTGCTGGAGACGGTGGTCCGCCAGCTCTACGCCTTCTTCGTGGACCAGAAGTTCGTCACCCTCTTCTCCCTGCTCTTCGGCCTGGGCTTCGCGCTCCAGATGACGCGCGCGGAGGGGCGGGGCACGTCCATCGTGCCGGTGTACCGGCGCCGGCTGCTCGCACTGCTGGGCATCGGGTTGGTCCACATGTTCGCCATCTGGGTGGGCGACATCCTCAGCACCTACGCGCTGGTGGGCTTCGTGCTGCTGTTGTTCCGCCAGCGCTCGGACCGGACGGTGCTCACCTGGGTGGCGGTGCTCTTCGTCGTCCTGCCGCTCACGCTGTCCGTCGCGCAGCGCTTCGGCCCGGAGCTGCTGCACGGCCAAGAGGCCGCGGAAGCCGCCGCCAGGGCCACGCGCGAGGAGGACGCCGCGCACCGCACGGAGTTCCTCACCGGCCTGTCCAGCGAGTCCGTGCTCACGTCACAGAAGGCCAACGCCCTCTACGCCTGGCAGAACCTGCCCAACCCGGGACGCCCCATCTGGCTGAGCATCATCCTAGGCCGCTTCCTCCTGGGCCTGTGGATGGGCCGCAAGAAGCTGCTGGAGGACGTGGAGCGCCACCGCGGGCTGCTCGTCCGGGTGATGGCGTGGGGGCTGGGCGTGGGCAGCGCCATCGCCACCCTGTCGTTGGTGCTCTACCTGAGGAAACAGGGCGTCCCCGGCGCGCAGGTCACCCCTCCCGCGTGGATGGTGGGCATGCGCACCCTGCGGGAGGTGGGCTACCTCTTCATGGGCTGCGGCTACGCGGCGGCCTTCGCGCTGCTCTTCCAGAAGGCGCGCTGGAGGAAGGTGCTGGGCGTGCTCACGCCCGCGGGCCGCATGGCCCTGACGCTCTACCTCATGCAGTCGGTCATCAGCCTCTGGCTGTATGACGGCTGGGGCCTGGGGCTGGTGGCCAGGACGCCGCCCTCGCGCACGGTGCTCCTGTGCCTGGGGGTCTTCGCGGCGCAGGTGGCCTTCAGCCACTGGTGGCTGGCGAGGTTCCGCTTCGGTCCGGTGGAGTGGCTGTGGCGCTCGCTCACCTACGGCCGCGCCCAGCCCATGCGCGTGGCCCCCGCCAGCGAGGCGCGCCCGGCGCACTGA